The following are encoded together in the Oncorhynchus clarkii lewisi isolate Uvic-CL-2024 chromosome 25, UVic_Ocla_1.0, whole genome shotgun sequence genome:
- the LOC139383789 gene encoding transcription cofactor vestigial-like protein 2, whose protein sequence is MSCLDVMYPAYGHYAPYAPAAPAFINSFQAPIGLRSPSPRRRDFMMESAEMTRCPEGVSAGTSTGPGSSSSASSSSSYPRATRPEECHKEKQEVPEAEYLTSRCVLFTYYQGDISSVVDEHFSRALSSYMEGEGKRRASDLGTDTPSPSSRRSFPPSFWDSNYSSPQSRSHCEPGMPTYSMDPYASGLRPGIPHPHAHPHSHPHSHLHPSEGWGYTPSQAYGPSRPLHELYTPGGLEPHHPYSPLLMPTVRPHHLGSLPVHHPYDVTKLDHTAPWPGLLPPGEMALNMDAGLQHHKKGKDLYWF, encoded by the exons ATGAGTTGTTTGGATGTTATGTACCCAGCCTATGGACATTACGCACCGTACGCTCCAGCCGCCCCCGCGTTCATCAACAGCTTCCAG GCACCCATTGGTCTGAGGAGCCCCTCTCCTCGCCGCAGAGACTTCATGATGGAGAGCGCGGAGATGACAAGGTGTCCGGAGGGGGTATCGGCGGGCACCAGCACGGGCCCTGGCTCTTCCTCCTCcgcctcttcctcatcctcatatCCCCGTGCCACTCGACCAGAGGAGTGCCATAAGGAGAAACAGGAAGTGCCCGAGGCTGAGTACCTGACGTCTCGTTGTGTCCTCTTCACATACTACCAAGGGGACATCAGCAGTGTGGTAGACGAACACTTCTCCAGGGCACTCAGCTCCTACATGGAGGGAGAGGGCAAGAGGAGGGCATCGGACCTGGGCACag ataccCCTTCACCCAGTAGTCGCCGAAGCTTCCCCCCCTCCTTCTGGGACAGCAACTACTCCTCCCCCCAAAGTCGCTCCCACTGCGAACCCGGAATGCCCACCTATTCCATGGACCCCTACGCTTCCGGACTCCGCCCGGGCATTCCGCACCCTCACGCCCATCCTCACAGTCACCCCCACTCGCACCTCCACCCATCAGAGGGGTGGGGCTACACCCCGAGCCAGGCCTACGGGCCCTCCAGGCCCCTCCACGAACTCTACACTCCTGGTGGCCTGGAGCCCCACCACCCCTACAGCCCCTTGCTTATGCCCACCGTGCGGCCCCACCACCTGGGCTCCCTCCCCGTGCACCACCCCTATGACGTCACCAAGCTGGACCACACCGCGCCCTGGCCGGGCCTGCTGCCCCCCGGAGAGATGGCCCTCAACATGGACGCAG GCCTCCAGCATCACAAGAAAGGGAAGGACCTGTACTGGTTTTAA